A window from Actimicrobium sp. CCC2.4 encodes these proteins:
- a CDS encoding hydroxyacid dehydrogenase — MKIVIAEFMDEVAVATLRARFDTRYEPTLVDRRAELLPLLAGASALIVRNRTQVDVALLEAAPGLRVIGRLGVGLDNIDVPACTARGITVIPATGANAGAVAEYVLGTAMALLRMAYTRSAETAAGEWPRAALSSGREIAGKTLGLIGFGGIGQLTARLAQGLGVNVIAHDPMIDDASPVWQRTGVVATPLAVLLAQSDIVSLHVPLTTQTRNLIDHAALARMKPGALLINSARGGIVDEAALAAALRAGHLGGAAIDVYDEEPLVAGTAFAGLANLILTPHIAGVTLESNVRVSALIAERVAAQLQSAALK, encoded by the coding sequence ATGAAAATAGTCATTGCCGAATTCATGGACGAAGTCGCCGTCGCCACTTTGCGCGCGCGCTTCGACACCCGCTACGAACCGACGTTGGTCGACCGCCGTGCCGAATTGCTGCCGCTGTTGGCGGGTGCTTCGGCTCTGATCGTGCGTAACCGCACGCAGGTCGACGTGGCGCTGCTGGAGGCGGCGCCGGGCTTGCGCGTGATCGGCCGGCTTGGTGTCGGGCTCGATAATATCGACGTGCCGGCCTGCACTGCGCGCGGCATTACCGTCATCCCGGCGACCGGCGCGAATGCCGGCGCAGTGGCCGAATACGTGCTCGGTACCGCAATGGCGTTGCTGCGGATGGCCTACACGCGCAGCGCCGAAACCGCTGCCGGCGAATGGCCGCGTGCGGCCTTGTCGAGCGGACGCGAAATCGCCGGCAAGACGCTCGGGCTGATCGGTTTTGGCGGCATCGGCCAGCTCACTGCGCGGCTGGCGCAAGGCCTCGGTGTGAACGTCATAGCGCATGATCCGATGATCGATGATGCGTCACCGGTCTGGCAGCGCACCGGCGTGGTGGCGACGCCGCTTGCGGTGTTGCTGGCGCAGTCCGACATCGTCTCGCTGCATGTGCCGCTGACCACGCAGACCCGCAATCTGATCGACCATGCTGCGCTGGCGCGCATGAAGCCGGGTGCGCTGCTGATCAACAGTGCGCGCGGTGGCATCGTCGATGAAGCCGCGCTGGCGGCTGCCTTGCGTGCAGGCCATCTGGGCGGTGCGGCGATTGATGTGTATGACGAAGAACCACTGGTTGCCGGTACCGCGTTCGCCGGTCTGGCGAACCTGATCCTGACGCCGCACATCGCCGGCGTCACGCTGGAATCGAACGTCCGTGTCAGCGCGCTGATTGCCGAGCGCGTGGCCGCGCAGCTGCAGAGCGCGGCACTGAAATAA
- a CDS encoding UxaA family hydrolase, with protein sequence MISKDSTFQGYRRENGRVGIRNHVIILPLDDLSNAACEAVANNIKGTMAIPHPYGRLQFGADLDLHFRTLIGTGSNPNVAAVVVIGIEDSWTRKIVDGIAATGKPVIGFGIEGYGDHETILKASKAAREFMQKASEKQRETCHVSELWVSTKCGESDTTSGCGANPTVGNAFDKLHAIGSTLVFGETTELTGGEDIVAARCVNDEVRKQFMFMFDRYQDVINRYKTSDLSDSQPTKGNIAGGLTTIEEKALGNIQKIGKKCTVDGVIDKAEMPTHPGLWFMDSSSAAAEMVTLCAASGYVVHFFPTGQGNIIGNPILPVIKLCANPRTVRLMSEHIDVDCSGLLQRDITLDQAGDKLLDMMLGTANGRLTDAEVLGHREFVLTRLYESA encoded by the coding sequence ATGATCAGCAAAGACTCCACCTTCCAGGGCTATCGCCGCGAAAACGGCCGCGTCGGCATCCGCAACCACGTCATCATCCTGCCGCTTGACGACTTGTCGAACGCCGCCTGCGAAGCCGTTGCCAACAATATCAAGGGCACGATGGCGATCCCGCATCCGTATGGCCGGTTGCAATTCGGTGCCGACCTTGACCTGCATTTTCGTACGCTCATCGGCACCGGCTCGAACCCGAATGTCGCCGCCGTCGTGGTGATCGGCATCGAGGACAGTTGGACCCGCAAGATCGTCGACGGCATCGCCGCCACCGGCAAGCCGGTCATCGGCTTTGGCATCGAAGGCTATGGCGACCATGAAACCATCCTGAAGGCCTCGAAGGCAGCCCGCGAGTTCATGCAGAAGGCCTCCGAAAAGCAGCGCGAAACCTGCCACGTCAGCGAACTGTGGGTTTCGACCAAGTGCGGCGAAAGCGACACCACCTCCGGCTGCGGTGCCAACCCGACCGTCGGCAATGCCTTCGACAAACTGCACGCGATCGGTAGCACGCTGGTGTTCGGCGAAACCACCGAACTGACCGGCGGCGAAGACATCGTCGCGGCGCGCTGCGTCAACGATGAAGTACGCAAGCAGTTCATGTTCATGTTCGACCGCTACCAGGATGTGATCAACCGCTACAAGACCTCCGACCTGTCCGACTCGCAACCGACCAAGGGCAACATCGCCGGCGGCCTGACCACGATCGAAGAAAAAGCGCTCGGCAATATCCAGAAGATCGGCAAGAAATGCACGGTCGACGGCGTCATCGACAAGGCCGAAATGCCGACCCATCCGGGGCTGTGGTTCATGGATTCGTCCTCGGCTGCGGCCGAGATGGTGACCTTGTGCGCGGCCTCCGGGTATGTCGTGCATTTCTTCCCGACCGGGCAGGGCAACATCATCGGCAACCCGATCCTGCCGGTCATCAAGTTATGCGCCAATCCGCGCACGGTGCGCTTGATGAGCGAGCACATCGACGTCGATTGTTCCGGCTTGCTGCAACGTGATATCACGCTCGACCAGGCCGGCGACAAGTTGCTCGACATGATGCTGGGCACCGCCAATGGTCGCTTGACCGATGCCGAAGTGCTGGGCCACCGCGAGTTCGTGCTCACGCGCCTGTACGAAAGCGCCTGA
- a CDS encoding UxaA family hydrolase: MIHVVLHDAKDTVAVAVVEGIRAGSELTAWIMDDDRMMSLKALQDIPIGHKIALKDMAVGDTVFKYGIDIGKVVVAAKAGEHAHVHNIKTKRW, from the coding sequence ATGATTCATGTTGTATTGCACGATGCTAAAGATACGGTGGCAGTCGCTGTCGTCGAAGGGATCCGGGCCGGTTCCGAACTGACTGCGTGGATCATGGATGACGACCGCATGATGTCGCTCAAGGCCCTGCAGGACATTCCGATCGGTCACAAGATCGCGCTCAAAGACATGGCGGTCGGTGACACGGTGTTCAAGTACGGCATCGATATCGGCAAGGTGGTGGTCGCGGCCAAGGCCGGCGAGCACGCGCATGTCCACAACATCAAGACTAAGCGCTGGTAA
- a CDS encoding GntR family transcriptional regulator — MQPFDPSATPGLPLYKEVKRRILAALAIGEWKPGGLIPAEKELCKLFAVSIGTLRKAIDELVSENILVRHQGRGTFVVSHSRNHHFFHFFNITRHDGHKSYPTVELVRFSKSKADALACEKLGVAAGSKVFVIVNRLSLDGNKPIIDVITLPEHLFPGLTEQQLRQRTNTLYNFYQENFGLNVIRTEEHIRAMLADDELVEWLAVPAGTPLLQIGRSAYSYENQPVEWRITYVNTGQYEYAAKPAQ, encoded by the coding sequence ATGCAACCATTCGATCCGTCAGCCACTCCCGGCCTACCCCTCTACAAGGAAGTCAAACGCCGGATACTGGCGGCTCTCGCCATCGGCGAATGGAAACCGGGCGGACTGATTCCGGCGGAAAAAGAACTCTGCAAATTATTCGCGGTATCGATCGGCACGCTGCGCAAGGCCATCGACGAACTGGTCTCCGAGAACATCCTGGTGCGCCATCAGGGCCGCGGCACCTTTGTGGTGTCACACAGCCGCAATCACCATTTTTTCCACTTCTTCAACATCACCCGGCATGACGGACACAAGAGTTATCCGACGGTCGAGCTGGTGCGGTTTTCGAAGAGCAAGGCCGATGCGCTCGCGTGCGAAAAACTCGGCGTGGCCGCAGGCAGCAAGGTGTTCGTGATCGTCAACCGGCTCTCGCTGGACGGCAACAAGCCGATCATCGATGTGATCACCCTGCCCGAACATCTTTTCCCCGGCCTGACCGAGCAGCAGCTGCGCCAGCGTACCAACACGCTCTACAATTTTTATCAGGAAAATTTCGGACTCAATGTGATCCGCACCGAAGAACACATCCGCGCGATGCTGGCCGATGACGAGCTCGTCGAGTGGCTGGCGGTGCCGGCAGGCACGCCCTTGCTGCAGATCGGCCGGTCGGCCTATTCGTATGAAAACCAGCCGGTCGAATGGCGCATCACGTATGTCAATACCGGGCAGTACGAATACGCGGCCAAGCCGGCGCAGTAG
- a CDS encoding ASCH domain-containing protein encodes MPLVADLVAKLRIRGIEIAPGPVRAGRYGDSPELSAALLALILDGRKRAGTSLLWAIDAAKEALPRIGQIEIVVDHQNEPVIVTRITCVELVPFNQVTAEYAAIEGEGDGSLQYWRAAHRAFFSSECKRIGRVPTDFMPVVCTVFEVLNSV; translated from the coding sequence TTGCCTCTTGTCGCCGACCTGGTCGCCAAGCTGCGAATCCGGGGAATCGAGATTGCGCCAGGTCCGGTTCGGGCAGGCCGATACGGCGACTCGCCGGAACTGTCTGCCGCGCTGCTTGCCCTTATCCTGGACGGTCGCAAGAGAGCCGGGACAAGTCTGCTTTGGGCAATCGACGCAGCGAAGGAGGCGCTTCCCCGGATCGGCCAGATCGAGATCGTCGTGGATCATCAGAACGAGCCCGTAATCGTCACTCGCATCACCTGCGTTGAGCTTGTTCCGTTCAATCAGGTCACTGCAGAATACGCAGCCATTGAGGGCGAAGGCGATGGTTCACTTCAGTATTGGCGCGCGGCGCACCGGGCGTTTTTCTCGTCCGAGTGCAAGCGCATCGGCAGGGTGCCAACAGATTTCATGCCGGTTGTTTGTACTGTCTTCGAGGTGCTGAATAGTGTGTAG
- a CDS encoding tartrate dehydrogenase, translating to MTTHRIAVIAGDGIGKEVMPEGLRVVEAAARKFHIDLQFDHFDFASCDYYLKHGQMMPDDWKEQIGGHDAIFFGAVGDPSVVPDHISLWGSLIKFRRDFDQYVNLRPCRLMPGIPSPLANRSVGDIDFYVVRENTEGEYSSVGGRMYEGTPREVVFQEAVFSRTGVDRILKYAFDLAQRRPKKHLTSATKSNGIAITMPYWDERVVEMARQYPEVRWDKYHIDILTANFVLHPDWFDVVVGSNLFGDILSDLGPACTGTIAIAPSANINPEGLFPSLFEPVHGSAPDIAGKGWANPIGQIWSGAMMLEHFGYAEAGAAIVTAIESVLTAGPKHAPLTRDMGGTANTGELGRAIAQAI from the coding sequence ATGACTACCCATCGTATTGCCGTCATCGCCGGCGACGGCATCGGCAAGGAAGTGATGCCCGAAGGCTTGCGCGTGGTCGAGGCGGCCGCCCGCAAATTTCATATTGACCTGCAGTTCGATCATTTCGATTTCGCCTCGTGCGACTACTACCTCAAGCACGGCCAGATGATGCCGGATGACTGGAAAGAGCAGATCGGCGGACATGATGCGATCTTCTTCGGCGCGGTCGGTGATCCGTCCGTGGTGCCGGATCACATTTCGCTATGGGGATCGCTGATCAAGTTCCGGCGTGACTTCGACCAGTACGTGAACCTGCGTCCGTGCCGGCTGATGCCCGGCATCCCGTCGCCACTGGCCAACCGCAGCGTGGGCGACATCGACTTCTACGTGGTGCGCGAAAACACCGAGGGCGAGTATTCGTCAGTCGGTGGCCGGATGTACGAGGGTACGCCGCGCGAAGTGGTATTTCAGGAGGCGGTATTCTCGCGCACCGGCGTTGACCGCATCCTCAAGTACGCGTTCGACCTGGCGCAGCGCCGCCCGAAAAAGCATCTGACCTCGGCCACCAAATCGAACGGCATTGCGATCACGATGCCGTACTGGGACGAGCGCGTCGTCGAGATGGCGCGCCAGTATCCCGAGGTGCGCTGGGACAAGTACCACATCGATATCCTGACGGCGAACTTCGTGCTGCATCCGGACTGGTTCGACGTGGTGGTCGGCTCCAACCTGTTCGGCGACATCCTGTCGGACCTCGGTCCGGCCTGCACCGGCACGATCGCGATCGCGCCATCGGCCAACATCAATCCGGAAGGTCTGTTCCCGTCGCTGTTCGAGCCGGTCCACGGCTCCGCACCGGACATCGCCGGCAAGGGTTGGGCCAATCCGATCGGACAGATCTGGAGCGGGGCGATGATGCTGGAACATTTCGGCTATGCCGAGGCCGGCGCGGCGATTGTCACGGCAATCGAATCGGTGCTGACCGCCGGGCCGAAGCATGCACCGCTGACGCGTGACATGGGTGGCACGGCCAATACCGGCGAGCTTGGCCGGGCGATTGCGCAGGCGATTTGA
- a CDS encoding tripartite tricarboxylate transporter TctB family protein, with the protein MSTPAYRNRASLVACVLFIVIGVTAFMAADDFSMLGAVFPKTVSALIVFFSSLWLVLSWIKPRDVVRHVEGSVVRQIAVGLIMLAWAFLLEPVGFLASSMVAFALLLVVAHYGSCSRKLLLLYVVATCVVTGSLYVLFTTILQVPLPAGMLL; encoded by the coding sequence ATGTCGACACCCGCTTACCGCAACCGGGCCTCGCTGGTGGCCTGCGTTCTGTTCATCGTCATCGGCGTGACAGCCTTCATGGCGGCCGATGATTTCTCGATGCTGGGCGCGGTATTCCCGAAAACGGTTTCCGCGCTGATCGTGTTTTTTTCCAGCCTGTGGCTGGTGCTGTCGTGGATCAAGCCGCGTGATGTGGTGCGCCATGTCGAGGGCTCGGTGGTGCGCCAGATCGCGGTTGGTCTGATCATGCTGGCGTGGGCCTTTTTGCTGGAGCCGGTCGGCTTTCTGGCCTCCAGCATGGTGGCCTTCGCGCTGTTGCTGGTGGTCGCGCATTACGGCAGTTGCAGTCGCAAATTACTGCTGCTGTATGTTGTTGCGACATGCGTTGTCACAGGCAGTCTGTACGTGCTGTTCACGACGATATTGCAGGTGCCGCTACCGGCCGGCATGCTGCTTTAG
- a CDS encoding tripartite tricarboxylate transporter permease → MRWSTALFWKRLIMFGIDFLLDALTPLNVLLALGGVIAGTVIGALPGLSATMAVAVLVPFTFVMSPATALISLGAIYTGAIYGGAYSAILLNTPGTPSSIATTFDGYPMAKQGRGDLALTLACLASVFGGLVGAICLLMLSPPLATIALKFGPVEYFWLAILGLTLIAALSEGSLVKGLIGGGLGLLLSMVGIAEVGGDIRYVGEFQPLLGGIDVVGALIGIYCIPVIIGLVANPDPHLKSASTGNGFRLAEAVGALMRSKVNLVRSSLIGTVVGILPGAGGSIASLVAYSEARRVSPRQDNFGNGEPDGIIATESANNATVGGGFIPTLVLGIPGTPPDAIMLGALLVQGIRTGPTLFSEQSSIVYTFIWGLIIATLLMLPVGLVIGRYAFRFIVGVPKALLVPSVAFLTILGSFAIHNNPHEVQQMVVLGIIAWGLARAGFTPSPIVLGLILGAIAERGFVQGFLIGRARGNIAQEFFGRPIALGIIAFIILGLLYPLISARRARKAHTTDTDRRP, encoded by the coding sequence GTGCGCTGGTCGACGGCGCTCTTCTGGAAGCGACTCATCATGTTCGGTATCGATTTTTTGCTTGATGCGCTCACACCGCTCAATGTGCTGCTCGCCCTCGGCGGTGTCATCGCCGGTACCGTCATCGGTGCACTGCCGGGCCTGAGCGCGACCATGGCTGTCGCGGTGCTGGTGCCGTTCACGTTCGTGATGTCACCGGCCACCGCGCTGATCTCGCTCGGCGCGATCTACACCGGCGCGATTTACGGCGGTGCTTATTCCGCGATCCTGCTCAACACGCCCGGTACGCCATCGTCGATCGCCACTACCTTCGATGGCTATCCGATGGCCAAGCAGGGCCGCGGTGACCTGGCCCTGACGCTGGCTTGCCTGGCGTCGGTTTTCGGCGGACTGGTCGGTGCGATCTGCCTGCTGATGCTGTCGCCGCCGCTGGCGACGATTGCCCTGAAGTTCGGTCCGGTCGAGTATTTCTGGCTGGCGATCCTCGGCCTGACGCTGATTGCCGCCTTGAGTGAAGGCAGCCTGGTCAAGGGCCTGATCGGTGGCGGGCTGGGCCTGCTGCTGTCGATGGTCGGCATTGCCGAGGTCGGTGGCGACATCCGCTATGTCGGTGAATTCCAGCCGCTGCTCGGCGGTATCGATGTTGTCGGTGCGCTGATCGGCATCTACTGTATCCCGGTGATCATCGGACTGGTCGCTAATCCCGACCCGCATCTGAAGAGTGCGAGCACGGGCAATGGCTTCCGCTTGGCTGAAGCAGTCGGTGCCCTGATGCGCAGCAAAGTCAACCTGGTACGCAGCTCGTTGATCGGCACCGTGGTCGGTATCCTGCCGGGTGCCGGTGGATCGATCGCGTCGCTGGTGGCGTACTCGGAAGCACGCCGGGTCTCGCCGCGTCAGGATAATTTCGGCAATGGCGAACCGGACGGCATCATCGCCACCGAGTCAGCCAACAATGCCACCGTCGGCGGCGGCTTCATCCCGACGCTGGTGCTTGGCATTCCCGGCACCCCGCCCGATGCGATCATGCTGGGTGCCTTGCTGGTGCAGGGTATCCGCACCGGGCCGACGCTGTTTTCCGAACAGAGTTCGATTGTCTACACCTTCATCTGGGGCCTGATCATCGCGACGCTGCTGATGCTGCCGGTCGGTCTCGTCATCGGTCGCTATGCCTTCAGGTTCATCGTCGGGGTGCCGAAGGCGTTGCTGGTGCCGTCGGTCGCCTTCCTGACGATACTGGGCAGTTTTGCGATCCACAATAATCCGCATGAAGTGCAGCAGATGGTCGTGCTCGGCATCATCGCCTGGGGCCTGGCCCGCGCCGGATTCACGCCATCGCCTATCGTGCTGGGCCTGATCCTGGGGGCGATAGCCGAGCGCGGCTTCGTGCAGGGCTTCCTGATCGGCCGCGCACGCGGCAACATCGCGCAGGAGTTTTTTGGCCGGCCGATCGCGCTGGGGATCATTGCTTTCATCATCCTCGGCTTGCTGTATCCGCTCATTAGCGCCCGGCGCGCCCGCAAGGCGCACACCACTGACACCGACAGGAGACCGTAA
- a CDS encoding tripartite tricarboxylate transporter substrate binding protein, translated as MEKRHAWKVVLAALAVSSTMAATAAGYPDKTINYIIPFGPGGESDISARFQETTFKKLTGQSLAIQYKAGAGGAASWSQLNGMPADGYTVMGTNLPHIVMQPLEKNVGYKTDDIHTLYWFHFTPDALLVPADSPIMTLADYIAAARKSPGALTLSGSGTNSSNHIAQQRFDKMAGIKTTYIPFGGTGPSNTALLGRQVSASWGYTTVQVQLGKQVRCLAVAMEQRQKKLPDCPTFKEAGFDLVGGAYRGVAVPASTPAPVQARLADLLGQVNRDPAFIKIMEDNGFAMLDIGPAEMPKFMADVKSRYEAIAKEMGIRKR; from the coding sequence ATGGAGAAGAGACATGCATGGAAGGTGGTGCTGGCAGCACTGGCGGTAAGTTCGACGATGGCGGCAACGGCCGCAGGCTACCCCGACAAGACGATCAACTACATCATCCCGTTCGGTCCCGGCGGCGAGTCCGATATTTCGGCACGCTTCCAGGAAACCACGTTCAAGAAGCTTACCGGCCAGTCGCTGGCGATCCAGTACAAGGCCGGCGCGGGCGGGGCAGCCAGCTGGTCGCAGCTCAATGGCATGCCGGCCGATGGCTATACCGTGATGGGCACCAATCTGCCGCACATCGTCATGCAGCCTCTCGAAAAAAACGTCGGCTACAAGACCGACGATATTCATACCCTGTACTGGTTTCATTTCACGCCGGATGCCTTGCTGGTGCCGGCAGACAGTCCGATCATGACGCTGGCCGATTACATCGCTGCCGCCAGGAAGTCCCCCGGCGCGCTGACCCTGTCGGGCTCCGGCACCAATTCATCCAACCACATTGCACAGCAGCGCTTCGACAAGATGGCCGGCATCAAGACCACCTATATTCCGTTCGGTGGCACCGGCCCGTCCAATACCGCCCTGCTCGGCAGGCAGGTCAGTGCCAGCTGGGGCTACACGACCGTGCAGGTCCAGCTTGGCAAGCAGGTCCGCTGCCTTGCCGTGGCGATGGAACAGCGCCAGAAGAAGCTGCCGGATTGCCCGACCTTCAAGGAGGCCGGCTTCGATCTGGTTGGGGGTGCCTATCGTGGGGTAGCGGTGCCGGCCTCGACACCGGCCCCCGTGCAGGCCAGACTGGCCGATCTGCTCGGTCAGGTCAATCGTGATCCTGCCTTCATCAAGATCATGGAAGACAACGGCTTCGCGATGCTCGACATCGGCCCGGCCGAGATGCCCAAGTTCATGGCCGACGTCAAGTCACGCTATGAAGCCATTGCCAAAGAGATGGGTATCCGCAAGCGCTGA
- a CDS encoding TetR/AcrR family transcriptional regulator, protein MKKIPTPEVARSKASAATKKRAKDVAVDVNAFDDIRDAVSKLKRERIISTAVELFHQNGLSKTTLEAVAEKMNFTKPFIYSHFKSKDELLAEICSRGIRASLDALKRVVATDASSTEKMRALANDFTLAVLENQGHIAIYNREEKQLSADSRDAINHLRREFDRKVIALIDEGVASGEFTVDDAEVAALAIGGIVNWSYVWYVPNGRLSKAEAAEKIAGLVLALVQAKSVKRKRVVAKAA, encoded by the coding sequence ATGAAAAAAATCCCTACTCCCGAAGTCGCCAGGTCCAAAGCATCGGCGGCTACCAAGAAGCGCGCCAAGGATGTTGCGGTTGATGTCAATGCGTTTGATGACATCCGTGATGCGGTCTCCAAGCTCAAGCGCGAGCGCATCATTTCAACGGCGGTGGAATTATTCCACCAGAACGGCCTGAGCAAGACCACGCTCGAAGCGGTCGCCGAGAAAATGAACTTTACCAAGCCGTTTATCTACTCCCATTTCAAGTCCAAGGACGAGTTGCTGGCCGAGATTTGCTCGCGCGGCATTCGTGCCTCACTCGATGCGTTGAAACGGGTAGTGGCAACGGATGCGTCATCGACCGAAAAGATGCGTGCGCTAGCCAATGACTTCACGCTGGCCGTGTTGGAAAACCAGGGCCATATCGCCATCTACAACCGCGAAGAAAAACAGCTGTCGGCCGACAGTCGCGACGCCATCAATCACTTGCGACGCGAGTTTGACCGCAAGGTCATTGCACTGATCGACGAAGGCGTTGCGTCCGGCGAGTTCACAGTCGACGACGCCGAAGTGGCTGCGCTGGCGATCGGCGGAATCGTCAACTGGTCGTATGTGTGGTACGTGCCGAATGGCAGATTGTCCAAGGCCGAGGCCGCAGAAAAAATCGCCGGCCTTGTACTGGCACTGGTGCAGGCAAAATCGGTCAAACGCAAACGCGTCGTCGCCAAGGCCGCTTGA
- a CDS encoding aldo/keto reductase, which translates to MHYRRLGNSNLKVSALCLGTMMFGDQTELTDATRIVASAREHGINFIDTADIYSKGRSEEMVGKILAGERHHWVLATKVGNAMTVNKSTVQANPLHYSRKWILQEVDSCLKRLATDFIDILYLHRDFHDLNLEEVVRTIGDLIRSGKIQSFGLSNFSGWRIGEVMRWCGLLGVAQPVVCQPYYNLLKRGPEVEILPVCAYHGIGVVPYSPIARGVLTGKYPPGQQPAADSRAGRGDKRILDTEFHEDSLLIAQHIKTLAEARGITPGQFATAWVLANPIVSSVIAGPRTLAQLEDYYPAVDVVISREEEAFVDGLVTPGHASTAGYNDPNYPFFGRPVG; encoded by the coding sequence ATGCACTATCGACGCCTTGGCAATAGCAACCTGAAAGTCTCCGCCCTGTGTCTCGGCACCATGATGTTCGGCGACCAAACCGAACTGACCGACGCGACGCGTATCGTCGCGTCGGCACGCGAGCACGGCATCAACTTCATCGACACTGCCGATATCTACAGCAAGGGCCGCTCGGAAGAAATGGTCGGCAAAATACTGGCCGGCGAGCGCCATCACTGGGTACTCGCCACCAAGGTCGGCAATGCGATGACGGTGAACAAATCAACCGTGCAAGCCAACCCGCTGCACTACTCGCGCAAGTGGATCCTGCAGGAAGTCGACAGCTGCCTCAAGCGCCTGGCCACCGACTTCATCGATATCCTGTACCTGCACCGCGATTTCCATGACCTGAACCTCGAAGAGGTAGTCCGCACCATCGGCGACCTGATCCGCAGCGGCAAGATCCAGTCCTTCGGCCTGTCCAATTTCAGTGGCTGGCGCATCGGCGAAGTGATGCGCTGGTGTGGCTTGCTCGGCGTCGCGCAACCTGTGGTCTGCCAGCCGTATTACAACCTGCTCAAGCGTGGTCCCGAAGTCGAAATCCTGCCGGTCTGTGCGTATCACGGCATCGGCGTCGTGCCCTACAGCCCGATCGCCCGCGGCGTGCTGACCGGCAAATATCCGCCCGGCCAGCAACCGGCCGCCGACAGCCGCGCCGGCCGCGGCGACAAGCGCATACTGGACACCGAATTCCACGAAGACTCCCTGCTGATCGCCCAGCACATCAAGACCCTGGCCGAAGCGCGCGGCATCACCCCAGGCCAGTTCGCCACGGCGTGGGTGCTGGCCAATCCGATTGTCTCGTCGGTCATCGCCGGCCCGCGCACGCTGGCGCAGCTGGAAGATTATTACCCGGCGGTTGATGTCGTGATTTCGAGGGAAGAAGAAGCGTTTGTCGATGGACTGGTGACGCCGGGGCATGCGTCGACGGCGGGGTATAACGATCCTAACTATCCGTTTTTCGGGCGGCCAGTGGGATAG
- a CDS encoding alpha/beta hydrolase encodes MPELDPQVIHLLDMIRKTGRQPFQTMTPEAARIAYTGNRDVMQLPAEDVAVVRDVTLPDGLVLRIYRGSGTGVDAQLPCLLFLHGGGWVIGDLDSHDVLCRRLANLAGICVVAADYRLAPGHRFPAALDDSLTALQWIDANAGTLSIARDRIAVGGDSAGGNLAAVLALMGRDGTAPRTMFQALIYPVVDLTAASQSYQRVTSGLPLTAATMHYFIEHYTPDPADRTDWRASPLLASSLAGTPPALVVTVGHDPLCDEGLAYAKRLEDDGVRVTSLHLSDQIHGMLLMGKLIDASNTVVTMVGAVLGAALHCGPAAR; translated from the coding sequence ATGCCCGAGCTCGATCCGCAAGTCATCCATCTGCTCGACATGATCCGCAAAACCGGTCGTCAGCCCTTCCAGACCATGACCCCCGAGGCAGCCCGCATTGCGTACACCGGTAATCGCGACGTGATGCAGTTGCCGGCCGAGGATGTTGCCGTAGTGCGTGATGTGACTTTGCCCGATGGACTGGTGCTACGGATCTATCGCGGTAGCGGCACCGGAGTCGACGCGCAGCTGCCGTGCCTGCTATTCCTGCATGGTGGCGGCTGGGTCATCGGTGACCTCGACAGCCACGACGTGCTGTGCCGGCGACTGGCCAATCTGGCCGGTATCTGCGTGGTGGCAGCCGATTACCGGCTGGCACCCGGGCATCGTTTTCCAGCCGCACTGGATGATTCGCTGACGGCATTGCAATGGATCGATGCCAATGCCGGCACACTGTCGATTGCCCGCGACCGTATTGCGGTCGGCGGCGACAGTGCCGGTGGCAACCTCGCTGCGGTACTGGCCTTGATGGGGCGCGACGGTACCGCGCCACGGACGATGTTTCAGGCTTTGATTTATCCGGTGGTCGACCTGACTGCCGCCAGCCAGTCGTACCAGCGCGTCACATCGGGCCTGCCGTTGACGGCAGCGACCATGCATTATTTTATCGAGCACTACACGCCCGATCCGGCGGACCGCACCGACTGGCGCGCGTCGCCCTTGCTGGCATCGAGCCTGGCAGGCACGCCACCGGCGCTGGTGGTGACGGTCGGCCATGATCCTTTATGTGACGAAGGCTTGGCCTATGCAAAGCGGCTGGAAGACGACGGCGTACGCGTGACCTCGCTGCATCTGAGTGACCAGATTCACGGCATGCTGCTGATGGGTAAGCTGATCGATGCCAGCAATACGGTTGTCACGATGGTCGGTGCAGTGTTGGGTGCGGCTTTGCATTGCGGGCCGGCGGCGCGGTAG